From Malaciobacter mytili LMG 24559:
CTTTTTTAGCAAGATTTCCATGTCCTAACTCTCTTCTTCCTACTCCAAACATAGGTTTTGCTTCACCAACTGAAAAACCTGGGAAGTTATAATGAACCATAAAGTTTTCCATAGAAGTTGATTTATCAGTTAAAACTTCATACATTTGTCCATCTTTAGGTCCTGCAATTGTACCTACAACTAAAGCTTGAGTTTCACCCCTTGTAAATAAACAAGAAGAGTGAGTTGATGGTAAAATATTTGTTTCAATACAAATTGGTCTAACATCTTTTAGCCCTCTACCATCTGCTCTTACTTTTTCATCAACTATCATTGCTCTTACAATTTCTCTTTTTACAATAGAAACTGCTTCATATATTTCACTATATGAAATTTCATTTTCTAAAGAGTAAGTATCTGTTGAGATTAGTTTTGCAACTTCTTTTAACTCAACTGCTCTTTCACTTTTTGCTAATTTTTTAATAGCCTCTTTTATATTATTTGAATAATTTTCTTTTACATATTCAATAATCTTTTCATCTATTGTAAATTGAACTAATTCAACTTCTTTTTTCTCTTTACAAACAATCTCAAATCCATTTTCGTATGTAGTATTTACTTCATTTAAAACTTTTTGAGCTAAAGAAATTGCTTCAACTAAATCATCTTCACTCATCTCATTTGTTTTATGAACTTTAGTAAAAGCTTCAATATCTACTTCCACCATCTCTTCATTTGAAATAGCTTTCATTTCTATCATTAAAAGTTCTTCTTTTGAACCTGCTACATATAAATCTAAAGTAGATTGTTCTAATTGAGAAGCTGTTGGATTTACAATATATTCTCCTTCAACCTTCCCTATTCTTACCCCTGCAACTGATTTTTTTACAGGAATATTTGAAGTATACAGTGCTGCACTTGCTGCATTTAAACTTAAAACTTGTAGGTCAACATCTTTATCTGCACTAAGTACCATTACTGTAATAGTAGTAGGATATACATATCCTTTAGGGAAAAGGGGTCTTAAACTTCTATCAATTACTCTTGAAGTTAAAGTTTCAAATTCACTAGGTTTTGATTCTCTTTTAATAAATCCTCCTGGTAATTTTGCAGCTGCATATGTCTTTTCAACATATTGAACAGTAAGTGGAGTAAAATCCTCTTCTACTGGATTATCAAATTCACTTACTACGGTTGCAAGTACTACTGCATTACCTAATTTTGCTAAAACAGAACCATTTGATTGTTTTGCTACTTTATTAAATTCAAAAAACTCTCTTTTCCCATTTAATTCAAACTCACACACTGTTGACATACATTTTTCCTTTATTTAAGTTTTTTTATATCTTCAAAATTTATATTTTCTAATTTGTCATAGTAAAAATCTATAAAAATAAAATGATCTAATTTTTTTACATAATACAAATCATCAGCAATAGACTCTATAGTTGGAACACTTGCACTTGGTAATATAGGTGTTGCAACAGATACAGATTTTGCACCAAGATTAATAGCAGTTTTAATACAAGCCATCATTGTAAGACCTGTATTTAACCCTTCATCCACTAATAAAACATTCTTATTTTCTAAAGACTTTATAGTATCACCTTCTCTATAAAGTTTTACAGTTTTTAATAATTGTTTTTCATAAATTTGTTTAGATTTTGCAAAGATAAAATCCAAACTAATTTCAAAAGATTTAGCTAACTCTTCATGAATAACTACCTCTTCTGTTTCAGTAACAATTGCAATTTCACAATCTTCATTATTTGGAGCCATAATTTTACTTGTAAATAAAACATCAAAATTTGACTCCAATCTATTTGCAATTATTTTAGCAATAGGAACACCTCCATAAGAGGCAGCTATTACAGTCCACTCTTCAAGTTTCATACTCTCAATTGGAAGAACATCTAATAGTCTAAAAGCAGCTACATCCCTATTTTTAAAATATATTTGTTCATTTTGCATAAATTACTCTCTATTATCTTTTACTTTATAATTTTGCTGAATTCCACCAATTGGTTTTAATAATAGTTGCACATAAAAAACATCTTGTTTTTTTCTAGTATATAATTCACTTGAACTAGCTTTAATTTCTTTTTCTAATCTAAAATCCAATTCCCAACATCTATCTAATATACTAAATAAAATACCTTGTTTACTTCTTAGCTTATCTTTAATATTATAGTTTTCATAATATCCAATTTTATAATCATTTGAAATAGTATAATTTGCATTGATATTATATGATTCCAAATCCTCTTTTCCAGAGTTTGGAGTATCTTTAGACATATAATAACTTAAAGTTAAAATAAAATCTTCATAGCTTAAAGTAAAAGCTGTTGAGTTTTCAATAAAAGTATTATCTTCATGATTATAAATTACTTTATTAGAAATTGTTCCTAAGAAATAGTTATAAATAATCTCATTTTCTAAATTTTGTAATTTTGGATTATTAAAATTATCAAAAGCGATTGATTGTTTTAATTTATGATTAATTATCTGTCTTAAATCCTCAATATCATAAAAAGATTGATTTAAAGCCAATTCAATAGCTCTTTTTGTCTCATTAATAGGAAATACGCTTAATTCATTTGTAGAAGTATTTATACTATATAAATCTCCTGTTTTTTCCAATGTTGTTGCATCCACATAACTAGCAGATAAGTTCATTGTATGAATAAAACTATCATAAGGCTTTAATAAGTCTGTACTTAATCCTAAAGTTGTAATATTTTCAACAAAAGTTCCATCTTTTAATTTTAAATCAGTATTTGAATATTTATAGTGATTTAATACTGTCTCATTTTTTATTATAAATTGTAAATAATCATCAAAAAGTGGTATAGAATAAGAAATTGGAATATTTAAATCATATTTTTGAGCTGTAATTCCTTCATCTCTTGTATGATTTGTATATCTTGTATCAATTGAATATAAAAGATTATCTAAAAATGCTGGTTGTGAATACTTATGAAAATGCAATTGTGGTAGTTCTTGCATAGTTGTTCTATTTGATTCAAGTGACATATCTTTATAATGTCTAAAATATAACCCTGAATAATAGTTTGAAGTATTATAAAAATAGTTGATTTTCGATTCTACTTTTTTCTCTTCATCTTCATTATAATCTCTATCTTCAATATTTCTATACTCTATATCATTAAAATATTTTGCATCAACATATAAGCCATCTTGAGACTCATCATTTGAGAAAAGTTTTGTTCTTTCATATTTTATTTCCCAACCATAATGCTCTTGATTTCTTAATTCTTCTTCTTCAAAATAATCAGATTTTTCTTTAAAATATCCAGTTCCAATACTTAAATTTGAATATTTTGAATCTGCCATTCTAAAATACCCATAAATACCTTTACCTCTATTTGTTCTAATTTGAGGAATAATTTCAAAATCATAATTTTCAGCAGGTGCAATAAAAATTGGTTGAACATATACAAAACCTTCATTTTTACCATACCCCACAGTTGGAAGTAAAAGACCTGTTCTTCTACTTCTATCTGTTGAAAAACCAAAATAAGGTGTATATAAAACAGGAATATCTTTAATATATAATCTTGTATTAAAAGCATGAAGCCATTTTGTTTCAGAATTATATTTTGCACTTGAAGCTTTAATACTCCAAGTTGGATCTTCACAATCACAACTTGATAAAACAGAGTCTTCTAAAGTAATAATCTCTTTATCTTTTTTAGATTCTTTTGAGTTTATCCAGATATTTCCAGCATTTTCAAAAATTAAACTAGGTTTTTGATATAAAGCATTGTTTGTATTATCTAAAAATGCATAATCACTTTGTGTTTGGATTTTATTATCTTTTATAATTAAAACATCATCAAAAAATTCAAAAGTATCATTTTTTTGATTGTATACAACTTTTTTTGCACTTGCATAATAACTAGAAGAGAAGATAACAACATCTCCAGTGGCGATAATACTATCATTTTCACTATCTACATTATTTGCAACAATTTGAAATTTTTCACTATTAAGGTCTTTTGCACTAACTTTGCTGCATAAGGCAACTAAACAAATAAATACTAATTTCTTAAACATTAACTACCAGCGTCCTACCAAATTTATCATGAAAAGTTTGTCTTCCATCATTAAAAAATCCAATTAAAAATCCAATATAAAAAAACATTTCACTAAAAATTCTTCCAATAGATCTTAACATTGAAGATAGTAAAGAAACTCTTCCTAAGTTATTATAATCAATTACTCTTATTTTAACAATAATTTTCCCTATTGTAGCTCCATAATACCATACAAAAAAACTTTGATAAATGAATTTAATAAAAAGAATAGGTAATAAAAATTGATTCATAATAGCTAAAACTATAGCAGCATCATTTGCTGATGCTGCTACACTATCCCAAAAAACTATTAATACTAGAAACGTAATTAAGAAATCATCAATAATAAAAGCCATAGCTCTTGATATCATTGATGCTAATTGTAAATCTGTATTATTTGAAGTATTCATAAACTTACTTTAATGCCTGATAAGCAATATCTGTTCTACATTTTTTACCAGCAAAATGAACTTGCCCACATAAAGCATAAGCTCTATCTCTTGCTTGTTTAATACTTTTCCCAAATCCAACACAAACAAGAACTCTTCCACCAGTTGCCATAAGTTTACCATCAATTTTCTCTACACCAGCAAAAGAGATATGTGTATTATTTAAAATATCTTCATCTACTATTTCATCAACAATAATTTCAGCAGGCTCACTACTTGAATAAGGATAGTTTCCACTTGCCATTACAACCCCAACTGCAAATTCATCTTTAATTTTAATATCCAATGAATCTAAATCTTTTGTAGCACCTTTATAAAAAAGCTCAGAAACAGGAGTTTGTAGTAAAGGCATAAGAATTTCACACTCAGGATCACCAAATCTTACATTATACTCAAGTACAATTGGTTCACCTTTTACAACCATGATTCCAATAAATAATACCCCTTCAAAAGCAGCATTTTCTTTTCTCATTCCCTCTAAAGTAGGTTTAATTACTCTTTCTTCAACTTTTTTATAAATTTCATCATTTACTAAAGGTGTAGGGGCATATGCTCCCATTCCACCAGTATTTGGACCTGTATCATTATCCCCTACTCTTTTATGATCTTGAGCAGCAGGTAATACTTTATAATTTACTCCATCACAAATTGCAAAAATAGATAGTTCATATCCATCTAAAAACTCTTCAATTACTACATTTGTTCCTGCTTCACCAAAAGAGTTTCCATTTAGCATTTCAGAGGCTGCTTCTTTAGCTTCTTGTTTAGTTGAAGCTATGATTACACCTTTTCCTGCACATAAACCATCTGCTTTTACAACTATTGGCTCATTCATTGTATCAATAAAAGCATGAGCTTCTTGCTCATTTGTTGTTTCAATAAAAGCTGCTGTTGGAATATTATATTTTTTAAGAATATTTTTCATATAAGCTTTTGAACCTTCAAGTCTAGCTGCTGCACGACTAGGTCCAAAAATTGTTAAGTTATGTTTTCTAAATATATCAACTACACCATCAACTAATGGAGCTTCAGGACCTACAATTGTTAAATCAATATTATTATCTTTTGCCCATAAAGCTAACTCTTCATAATCTTTTATATTAATATTTTTACCTAAGTTCTCAGTAGCACCATTTCCTGGTGTAAAAAATAAAGTATGTTTTTTCTCATTAAAAATACTAAGACCTATAGAGTATTCTCTCCCACCACTTCCAAGAATTAATATATTCACTAGATTTCCTTAAATTAGTTTGTAGTTTCCAAGTAGCCGTTAACCATCAAAATGGCCCACAAAAGCCAAAAACAGGAGTAAGAACTCTATATTAGGAACGCAAACATATTGAAGCATTACACACCATATAGTTACAATTACTCACAAAAATACAGTATTCGGACCCTCAACAATGGATATCCCGAACTACTTAGATATAATTATTTTACCTAATTATGCTTGAAGTAAAGATTAAAATTATAAATTCTTAGCAAGTTTTATACACTCTTCTATTGCTGTGGAATTACTCACTTTATATTTTATTTCTTTTGGCAAAAATTTTGCTGTTGTATTTCCAATTACAATAGCTTCAAAAGAGCTTCTCCAACTATATTTTTTAAAAAAACACTCAATTGAAGAAGGTGAAGTAAAGATAAAAATAGAGTTATCTTTTAAGTTTGTATTTAATTCTTTATTACATACCGTTTCATATATGGCAATATCTTCTATTTGAATATTATTTGATTTTAAAATCTCTACTAAATTTGAAACAGTTCTTGATGCTTTTAAATATAAAACCTTTTTATTTTTTAAAACAGATAAAAGTTCATAAGCAAATTCATTTCCATGACCACTATTACCTACAAAATCTACCTTTCCTCCTACTTTTTCAATAATTTGTGCAGTTTTTTTTGCTATTGCATAACAAGGAAGATTTTTCCACTGTTTATTAAAAGAATCAATAGAATAAACGGCATTTTTAGAAGTAAAAATAATTGCATCATATCTATTAAAATCAATTTGTTTTTTAAGATAATTTATTTTAAATACTTCTAAATTTTCCACATTAGGGAACTTTAAATTGCTTAAAAGATAGATATTTTTCATATCTTAACCTTGAAAAGACTCTTCATTATCCTCTTCTCTTTGTCCTTTTTTTCTTGCTAAAATATGAATTGGTGTACCTTCAAAATTAATATTATCTCTTAAATAATTAATTAAATATCTTTTATAAGAGAAGTGTAAAAGATTTGGTTTATTCATAATAAGAGCTATTCTTGGCGGTTTTGATTCAAACTGTGTTGTATAATAAATTCTTAAATAATTACCATTTGGACTTGGAAGGGCGTGTCTAATTACTGCTTCTTCTACAATTTTATTTAAAGTAGCTGTTGGTATTCTTTGAGAATAATTATTATATATTTCAATTATTTTATCTTTTAATCTTCCAATACTTCTTCCTGTTTTAGCTGAAACAGCAATAATTGGAGCATAATATAAAAATTTAAATTTACTTCTTACAGTCTCTTCAAACTTTTTAAAAGTATCCATATTTTCATCCCATTTATTAAGTACAATAATAGTACCTAATCCATATTCATCCACAAGTCCAGCAATTTTTTCATCTAAATCTACTAATGTTTCAGAGGCATCAAGAACAACCAATGCAAGATTTGCTTTTTCTAGCATCTCTTTAGTTCTCATTAGGGCGTATTTTTCTATTCCTTCAATTTTACCTCTTCTTCTAAGACCTGCTGTATCAACAAAAGTAATAGTTTTTCCTTCATATTCAAAAGCTTCATCAACTGGGTCAATTGTTGTTCCTGCTATTGGTGAAACTACTGATCTTTCTTCTCCTAATAAAGCATTTAAGATTGAACTTTTCCCCACATTTGTTCTTCCAATAATTGCTACATTAATTTTATCATCGCAATCTTCTTCTTGCTCTTCGTCATCTTCTTCATAAATTTCTTCTATATACTCTTCTTCAAACTCTTCTTCATCTTCAAAATAATCATCATCATCTTGTCCTTTTTTCTCTTCTTTAAGAGTTTGTAAGGCTAAAGCTATCTCTTCTTCACTTGGTGGTAAATCTTTTGCTATCCATTCAAATAGTTTTTTAGTACCTCTATTATGAGAAACTGAGATACCAAAAAGGTTTTCATCATCAATACCAAATTCATAAAAAGACCAAAGTCTTTCTTTTTCTTTATCATTATCAATTTTATTAACAACTAGAGCTAATCTTTTACCTAAATCCTGAAGCTCATAAAATAGTTCTTTATCCTTATCATCTGGTATTCTTTTCCCATCTACCATAAAAAGTATTATATCAGCCTCTTTTGCACACTCAATTGCTTTTCTTTTTACATTACTAAAAATTGCATCATTTGTTTCATCAATTCCTCCTGTATCAAGCATTAAGGCTTTTCTTCCTAAAACTTCAACTTCATGCTTTCTAATATCTCTTGTTGTACCAGCTAAGTCTGAAACAATTGCTATTCTTTTTTTAGCAATTCTATTAAATAGAGAACTTTTCCCTACATTTGGTTGTCCAATTAAAGCAATTTTTTTTAATGGTTCTTTCATTTTTTCTATTTCCTATTTTTTCTAAATTAAAAAAGGTATTAGCAAAATTGCTAATACCTCTTAAATTATATTAATATCTTCTATTAATATAATCCAAATTTTCCTTCTTCTTTAGTTTTATAAAGAACTCTTAAGTTATCATCTTTGTCATAAAATACTTTAAATACTGCATCAGATGCTTTTAAATCATTTAAAGCTTCTTCAATATCTATAGGTTTGTAAGAAGTTAATCTAACTGGAACAATTTCATTTTCAAGTTTTTCTAACTCGTTAGCAATTTTATCTTCAACAGCTGAAGCTTCAACCTCAGATAATTTAGTTGCTTTGTGTCCACTTATTTTATCATGATGTCTTCTTAAAACTTTAGATACTCTATCAACTGCAATATCAATAGCAGCGTATAGATCTTTATCTTTTTGTTTTACAACAATAGTATCTAGATGAGCGATATTTAAAGTAAATTCAAATGTAAATGCTTTTTTACCATTTTTTTCATCTTGAGAGATAATTGAGTTAACAGATATAATATCTAAGTTATATTTTTTGAAAATCTCTACAGAACTATTAATATAATCTTTAATTGGCTCTGTTAGTTCTATGTGTCTTCCTACAATACTTGTATTCATAACATACTCCTTAATATATATTTTAGATATTCTAACATAAAGAAGATAAATAATCCATACAAAAATAATTATTAATCTTAACTATTCGCAATTAATTGTTTCAAACCTGCAAATTATATTTGTTTTCTAGCTTTTAATAGTTAAAATAACTATATAAAATAACACTTTTTATTTTCAGGCCATTAAAATTATTTTTATTTATAATAGTAGATTTAAGTAAATAAAATAAAAAAAATAAGAGTTCAAATAATAATTTAACTTAAAACTCATATAAATGTGAAAAATTAGAAAATAAATAATTAGTGTCAAGTTTATCTGTATTTAAAAGAGATTAAAAAGGTTTATTTTAAAGTTTATTTTTATTGAAAAAGCTACTATATTTACTGTTTCTTTACTAAAAAATAAGATAATATTTCTAGTAAAAAACAGTAAAAATCAACTAAATTAAAATATCTCTATTTCCTTTAGCATTAGCTTCTGATAGAACACCTGTTTTTTCAAGTTGTTCTACAATTGTAGCAGCTCTATTGTAGCCTATTCGGAGTTTTCTTTGAATATATGAAATAGAAGTTTTTCTATCTACTAGAACAACTTCTTTTGCATCCTCATAAAGCTCATCTAATTCACTTAGTTCAACACCTGATGAATCAGAGATATTTGAAGTTGCCCTATCTTTTACAAAATTCATATCATATTCAACTTCTCTTTGATCTTTTAAAAATTCCACAACTTTTTCAATTTCATTTTCCATTGACCAAGGGGCATGAATCCTAACAAGACCTGACATTCCAGGAGGTGTAAATAGCATATCTCCTCTTCCTAGTAAAGACTCAGCACCCATAGAATCCAAAATAATTTTAGAATCTACTTTTTGCCCTACTTTATAAGATAATCTACTAGGTAAATTAGCTTTAATAAGTCCTGTTACAACATCAACAGATGGCCTTTGTGTTGCAACGATTAAATGTATTCCAGATGCTCTTGCCATTTGTGCAAGTCTTGCAATTGAGTGTTCTACATCTTTTCCACTTGTCATCATTAAATCTGCTAACTCATCAATAACTACAACTATATAAGGGAAAGGATCATATTTTTCTTTTTTTGCTTTTTCATTATAGTTTTCAATATTCTTTGTCTTTGTTTTTGACATTAAAGTATATCTTCTTTCCATTTCAGCAACCATATTTGATAAAGCATTAATAGCATCTGTTGCTTTTGTAATAACAGGTGTTAATAAATGAGGAATATCATTATACATAGAAAACTCTAGCATTTTTGGATCAATCATTACAAGTTTTAAGTTATCTGGTGAATTTTTATATAATAGTGATAAAATCATCGCATTTATACCCACAGATTTTCCAGAACCTGTTGTTCCCGCTATTAAAAGGTGTGGTAACTTTTTTAAATCTGTTACAAAAGGTTTACCTACAATATCTTTTCCTAAAATCATAGTTAAAGGAGATTTTGCATTTTGAAAAATTTCACTTTCTAAAAGCTCTTTTATATATATTGTTTGCATATCTTCATTAGGTACTTCAATTCCCACAACATCTTTTCCTGGAATTGGAGCTTGAATTCTAATTGTTTGAGCTTTAAGTGCCATTGCTAAGTCATCTTGTAAATTTAAAATTTTAGATACTTTTACATTTGGTGCTGGTTTAAACTCAAAAGTTGTTACAACAGGACCTGTATATGTTCTTACAACATCACCTTCAATTTTAAACATTGCTAATTTATCTAATAAATCACCAATTTTTCTATCAATAACAGCTTCAGAAATTTTTGATTTTTTATCCTTAGGAGGATTTTGAAAAAAACTTGTAGAAGGAAGTTCAAAATCTTTAGGTTTTTCAGTTTTTCCTAATTCTATTTCATCTAGAAGTTTTTTATTTTCTTCCAATTCATCTACTATTATTCCATGTTGTTGTGCACTAGTTAAATCTTCTTCTATTTTACTTAACTCATCAAAAGAGTTTGGCTGATTTTCTATTTCAACAATCTCTTCAGCTTCTTCATTAGAAAATGAAGCTTTAAGCTCTTCGATATTCTCAATATTTTCAAATGTAGGTTCAATTAAAATCTCAGCAGTATCTCCATGCTCTCTAACTGTAACAGCTTTAGGTTCATCTTTTCTTTTTTCTCTTTTTTTAATATCATTTCTTTTAAGCTCTACTCTTTTAGTTTCCTCTTTTTTTGCAGGAAATTTAGGCATTTTTACGTTAAAAGAAGGCATAGAAAAATTGTTACTTTCAAATAAAACTGTTATAGTTATAATAAAACCAACCAAAACAAAAATCCAAAGTCCCGCATTTCCTATAAAAGGAGATAATTCACTTACAATAATATTCCCAATAAGCCCACTATAGGCTTTTGTTGAAACAACTAAAGATTGTAAAGTTAAAGAACTAAATAAAAGTAAAAAAACAACCATTAATTTTAAGATAAAATCATTTGTATCAAAATAATCTTTAAAATTAATTTGATATAGTGGATATAAAAGCAAAAGAAGATAGACATAAGATAAATATCCAAAGTATTTATGTGACATTTGAGCAAATAAAAACCCTATTTTTCCCACACTTTGTTGATTTGTCACAAATATAGAAAATTCTAAATATATAATAATAAAAAGAAAAATTAGAGATAATATTTTTTTAACTATGGTAAAGCCTTTCTATTTTAATAATTTTGCAATTCTACCTTGCAGTTTTAACCAAGTTTTATGTTCCATTAAAGGAAAACCTGCCCAAGACATCTTAGGAGTTGTAATTGATTTTGTAACCCCTCCTCTTGCAGCAATTGTTGTAAAAGCAGCAACTTCTAAATGACCTGCTGTTCCACTTTGACCGCCCATTATAACATACTCTTTTAATACAGTTGAGCCAGATAGTCCAACTTGTCCAGTTAATATAGTACCTTTTCCTAATTTACAATTATGGCCTATATGAACTAAATTGTCAATTCTTACTCCATTTTCAATTATTGTTGATTTAAAAGCAGCTCTATCAATAGCACAATTTGCACCAATTTCAACATCATCACCAATTATAACATTTCCATTTTGATAAATTTTAATATATTTACCATCTTTTGTATTTGCAAATCCAAAACCATCACTTCCAATAACAGTTCCTGCATGAATTATACAATCACTTCCAATTTCACAATCTCTATATATTGTAACATTTGGATAAATTACAGTATTACTACCTATTTTTACATTATCACCTATAAAACTACCAGCCATAATAGTACAAGAATCACCAATAACTGTATTTTTACCTATAAAAACATTTTCTTGAATAATAGTTTCTTCACCTATAATTGGCTTTTTACCATCTATTTCTACAATTTTAGCAGCAAAAAATTTACTAGCTTTTGCTAAATTTAAATATGGTTCTTCACAAATTAAAGCAATAGTATTTTTTGGAACTTTAGAAGCATATTCAGCTTTTACAAAAACTGCACCTGCATTTGTCTTTTCTAAATCATTTATATATTTTTTATTTTCTAAAAAAGAGATTTCATTTTTATTTGAATCAATTAAAGTATTTAAAGAAGTAATTTCTAAATCATATTCACATTTTATATCTAATGCTTGAGCTAAATCTTTTAAGTTCATTTATATATTCCTTTCAAGCAAAAGATAAGAGTTAAGTTCTCTTATCTTTCCATTGCAACAACACCACTTTTTACTACTT
This genomic window contains:
- the lpxD gene encoding UDP-3-O-(3-hydroxymyristoyl)glucosamine N-acyltransferase; the protein is MNLKDLAQALDIKCEYDLEITSLNTLIDSNKNEISFLENKKYINDLEKTNAGAVFVKAEYASKVPKNTIALICEEPYLNLAKASKFFAAKIVEIDGKKPIIGEETIIQENVFIGKNTVIGDSCTIMAGSFIGDNVKIGSNTVIYPNVTIYRDCEIGSDCIIHAGTVIGSDGFGFANTKDGKYIKIYQNGNVIIGDDVEIGANCAIDRAAFKSTIIENGVRIDNLVHIGHNCKLGKGTILTGQVGLSGSTVLKEYVIMGGQSGTAGHLEVAAFTTIAARGGVTKSITTPKMSWAGFPLMEHKTWLKLQGRIAKLLK
- a CDS encoding DNA translocase FtsK, whose translation is MFVTNQQSVGKIGFLFAQMSHKYFGYLSYVYLLLLLYPLYQINFKDYFDTNDFILKLMVVFLLLFSSLTLQSLVVSTKAYSGLIGNIIVSELSPFIGNAGLWIFVLVGFIITITVLFESNNFSMPSFNVKMPKFPAKKEETKRVELKRNDIKKREKRKDEPKAVTVREHGDTAEILIEPTFENIENIEELKASFSNEEAEEIVEIENQPNSFDELSKIEEDLTSAQQHGIIVDELEENKKLLDEIELGKTEKPKDFELPSTSFFQNPPKDKKSKISEAVIDRKIGDLLDKLAMFKIEGDVVRTYTGPVVTTFEFKPAPNVKVSKILNLQDDLAMALKAQTIRIQAPIPGKDVVGIEVPNEDMQTIYIKELLESEIFQNAKSPLTMILGKDIVGKPFVTDLKKLPHLLIAGTTGSGKSVGINAMILSLLYKNSPDNLKLVMIDPKMLEFSMYNDIPHLLTPVITKATDAINALSNMVAEMERRYTLMSKTKTKNIENYNEKAKKEKYDPFPYIVVVIDELADLMMTSGKDVEHSIARLAQMARASGIHLIVATQRPSVDVVTGLIKANLPSRLSYKVGQKVDSKIILDSMGAESLLGRGDMLFTPPGMSGLVRIHAPWSMENEIEKVVEFLKDQREVEYDMNFVKDRATSNISDSSGVELSELDELYEDAKEVVLVDRKTSISYIQRKLRIGYNRAATIVEQLEKTGVLSEANAKGNRDILI